One segment of Massilia sp. Se16.2.3 DNA contains the following:
- the hemN gene encoding oxygen-independent coproporphyrinogen III oxidase — protein sequence MFHPSISTPRGAAVIPIAQAVAPAVDFDADLIARLGKNGPRYTSYPTADRFDETFNYRDYLHAVAAVRTRGAARPLSLYLHIPFCDTVCYYCACNKIVTRNREKAATYLGYLKREIAMQGALFAGMNEVEQLHFGGGTPTYLSDEQMGELMAHLRRNFRFAPDEVGEYSIEVDPRTVSRERVHSLRAQGFNRISLGVQDFDPDVQKAVNRVQPEAETRAIIAAAREAGFRSISIDLIYGLPKQSLVTMAATIDKVIDASPDRISIYHYAHLPHVFKPQRRILEADMPSSGDKLAMLALCIERLGAAGYVYIGMDHFAKPDDDLAVAQRQGRLHRNFQGYSTHADSDLVSCGVSAIGAVGATYSQNAKTLEAYYEALENNELPVARGIALGMDDLLRRAIIQKLMCQFELSISAIEQAFPVSFDKYFAAELARLRELAADGLVTLDGDWISVTLRGRLLIRNVCMVFDRYLGQPMAMPRYSRTV from the coding sequence ATGTTTCATCCCTCCATCAGCACCCCGCGCGGCGCCGCGGTCATCCCGATCGCCCAGGCGGTTGCCCCTGCGGTCGATTTCGACGCCGACCTGATCGCGCGTCTGGGCAAGAACGGTCCGCGCTATACCTCCTATCCCACCGCAGACCGTTTCGACGAAACCTTCAACTACCGCGACTACCTGCACGCGGTGGCCGCGGTGCGCACCCGCGGCGCGGCGCGGCCGCTCTCGCTCTACCTGCACATCCCGTTCTGCGATACGGTCTGCTACTACTGCGCCTGCAACAAGATCGTCACCAGAAACCGCGAGAAGGCGGCGACTTACCTCGGCTACCTGAAGCGCGAAATCGCCATGCAGGGCGCGCTGTTCGCCGGGATGAACGAGGTCGAACAGCTGCACTTTGGCGGCGGCACGCCCACTTATCTTTCGGACGAGCAGATGGGCGAGCTGATGGCGCACCTGCGCCGCAACTTCAGGTTCGCGCCCGATGAGGTGGGCGAGTATTCGATCGAGGTCGACCCGCGCACGGTCTCGAGGGAGCGCGTACACAGCCTGCGCGCCCAGGGCTTCAACCGCATCAGCCTGGGCGTGCAGGACTTCGACCCCGACGTACAGAAAGCCGTCAACCGCGTCCAGCCGGAAGCCGAGACGCGCGCCATCATCGCCGCCGCGCGCGAAGCCGGCTTTCGCTCGATCAGCATCGACCTGATCTACGGCCTGCCGAAGCAGAGTCTGGTCACGATGGCGGCGACCATCGACAAGGTCATCGATGCCAGTCCCGACCGCATCTCGATCTACCACTACGCCCACCTGCCGCATGTGTTCAAGCCGCAGCGCCGTATCCTGGAAGCGGACATGCCGTCATCTGGCGACAAGCTGGCCATGCTGGCGCTGTGCATCGAGCGCCTGGGCGCGGCCGGTTATGTCTACATCGGCATGGACCATTTCGCCAAGCCCGACGACGACCTCGCCGTGGCCCAGCGCCAGGGTCGCCTGCACCGTAACTTTCAGGGCTATTCGACCCATGCCGACAGCGACCTGGTGTCCTGCGGCGTCTCGGCCATCGGCGCCGTCGGCGCCACCTACAGCCAGAACGCCAAGACGCTGGAGGCCTATTACGAAGCCCTGGAGAACAACGAGCTGCCGGTGGCGCGCGGCATCGCGCTCGGCATGGACGATCTCCTGCGGCGTGCGATCATCCAGAAGCTGATGTGCCAGTTCGAGCTGTCGATCTCCGCCATCGAACAGGCTTTCCCGGTCAGCTTCGACAAGTACTTCGCCGCCGAGCTGGCGCGGCTGCGCGAACTGGCGGCCGATGGCCTGGTCACCCTGGACGGCGACTGGATCTCGGTCACGCTGCGCGGCCGCCTCCTGATCCGCAACGTCTGCATGGTGTTCGACCGCTACCTCGGGCAGCCGATGGCGATGCCACGCTATTCGCGCACCGTCTGA
- a CDS encoding sulfite exporter TauE/SafE family protein: MLWRHLRPGLARIGPPDTPARMFAAGALWGWLPCAMVYSALVTAMLSGSAGAGALTMLAFGLGTLPMMLALGLAGVRLRAWLRLLPVRIACGAGVLAFGLLGLARAAGGLPASWLQVICVAPGMAP, translated from the coding sequence CTGCTATGGCGCCACCTGCGCCCCGGGCTGGCGCGCATCGGCCCGCCCGACACGCCGGCGCGCATGTTCGCCGCCGGTGCCCTGTGGGGCTGGCTGCCCTGCGCAATGGTCTACAGCGCGCTGGTCACGGCAATGCTGAGCGGCTCGGCCGGCGCCGGCGCGCTGACGATGCTGGCCTTCGGGCTGGGGACGCTGCCGATGATGCTGGCGCTGGGCCTGGCCGGTGTGCGCCTGCGCGCCTGGCTGCGCCTTCTACCTGTGCGCATCGCCTGCGGTGCGGGCGTGCTCGCCTTCGGCCTCCTTGGGCTGGCACGCGCCGCCGGCGGCTTGCCGGCCAGCTGGCTGCAGGTGATCTGCGTCGCGCCGGGAATGGCACCATGA
- a CDS encoding metal-dependent hydrolase, which yields MDNLTHSLVGLALGELAHRVLPTEADPARASTRRRLLLSCGALASNFPDLDLVLTPLLPDPFGYLLHHRGHTHTLLYALPQALLLLAGLWLFWANARALLRGSSAARCGLGATIVIGLLLHRAWMR from the coding sequence ATGGACAATCTTACCCACTCCCTCGTCGGCCTGGCGCTGGGCGAACTGGCCCACCGCGTACTGCCGACCGAAGCCGACCCGGCACGCGCCAGCACGCGGCGACGCCTGCTGTTGAGCTGCGGCGCGCTGGCCAGCAATTTCCCCGACCTCGACCTGGTCCTGACGCCGCTGCTGCCTGATCCGTTCGGCTACCTGCTGCACCATCGCGGCCACACCCACACCCTGCTCTACGCCCTGCCCCAGGCCCTGCTGCTCCTGGCCGGCCTCTGGCTGTTCTGGGCGAATGCGCGCGCGCTGCTGCGGGGCAGTTCGGCGGCGCGGTGCGGGCTGGGGGCGACGATCGTCATCGGCCTGCTGCTGCACCGGGCATGGATGCGCTGA
- a CDS encoding sigma-54-dependent Fis family transcriptional regulator codes for MYGHALLRRPRPRPGTAPSTLIGSCAAMARLRSQVERVAKVDAPVLIWGESGSGKELTAQAIHRQSTRAAGPLVPINCGAIPPNLIHSELFGYERGAFTGAARDKVGLIESANGGTLFLDEIGDLPKDLQANLLRFLQDKTISRLGATRAIPVDVRVISASHVNLQQAVARGDFREDLYYRLSVLPVTVPSLRERRDDLVELAEHFFHLHAADRSPHLKGFSSRALAAIAAHAWPGNVRELINRVRRAMVMADGKWIEPDDLDLVMPSPPIEAKLDDARCSSERLAIRACLDRSGQNVSRAARDLGVSRTTMYRLLAKHGMRS; via the coding sequence GTGTACGGCCACGCCTTGTTGCGCAGGCCGCGCCCGCGCCCCGGCACCGCACCCTCGACCCTGATCGGCAGCTGCGCGGCAATGGCGCGCCTGCGCAGCCAGGTCGAGCGCGTGGCCAAGGTCGACGCGCCGGTCCTGATCTGGGGCGAGAGCGGCAGCGGCAAGGAATTGACGGCCCAGGCCATTCACCGCCAGTCGACGCGCGCGGCCGGTCCGCTGGTGCCGATCAACTGCGGCGCCATTCCACCCAACCTGATCCACTCCGAACTCTTCGGCTATGAACGCGGCGCCTTTACCGGCGCGGCGCGCGACAAGGTCGGCCTGATCGAATCGGCCAACGGCGGTACCCTGTTTCTCGACGAGATCGGCGACCTGCCGAAAGACTTGCAGGCGAACCTGCTGCGCTTCCTGCAGGACAAAACGATCAGCCGCCTGGGTGCCACGCGCGCCATTCCGGTCGACGTGCGCGTCATTTCCGCCTCTCACGTGAACCTGCAGCAGGCGGTGGCGCGCGGCGACTTCCGCGAAGACCTGTACTACCGGCTGTCGGTACTGCCCGTCACGGTGCCCTCGCTGCGCGAGCGGCGCGACGACCTGGTCGAACTGGCCGAGCACTTCTTCCACCTGCACGCGGCCGACCGCTCGCCGCACCTGAAAGGCTTTTCCAGCCGCGCCCTGGCGGCCATTGCCGCCCACGCCTGGCCCGGCAATGTACGCGAACTGATCAACCGCGTGCGCCGTGCCATGGTCATGGCCGACGGCAAATGGATCGAGCCGGACGACCTCGACCTGGTCATGCCCTCGCCGCCGATCGAGGCGAAACTGGACGACGCCCGCTGCAGCTCGGAACGCCTGGCCATCCGTGCCTGCCTCGACCGCAGCGGCCAGAACGTGAGCCGCGCCGCGCGCGACCTCGGTGTTTCGCGCACAACGATGTACCGCCTGCTGGCCAAGCACGGCATGCGTTCCTGA
- the ccoS gene encoding cbb3-type cytochrome oxidase assembly protein CcoS gives MEALYLLIPLSLMLVALAIWVFFGAADSGQFEDLEGPALRILRDDDAPE, from the coding sequence ATGGAAGCCCTGTACCTCTTGATTCCCCTGAGCCTGATGCTGGTCGCCCTGGCGATCTGGGTGTTCTTCGGCGCCGCCGACAGCGGCCAGTTCGAGGACCTCGAAGGCCCGGCGCTGCGCATCCTGCGCGACGACGACGCGCCAGAGTGA
- a CDS encoding cation-translocating P-type ATPase, giving the protein MDVPVAPGIAAAFGGSTLALVRGEGALYFDSVTMFVFLLLASRYLELSARRRAASALEALQAGLPASSRRMARYPIERAIEVVAASSLVPGDIVLVAAGEQVPADGVIVEGETEVDFSLLTGESRTRCMAPGDKLAGGAVNVARALVMRVEAAARESTLALLVRLAEKAGQGKPALALWADRAAAWSVAALLVLTVLVFATWQLIDPARAWPAAIAVLVVTCPCALSLAMPTALAAAHDGLLRRGVLAVGGHALETPERATHVVFDKTGTLTLGRPWLDRTRLLGTLDEPAVLRLAAALEAGNAHPLALAIRANVPATGALQAQDLHYTVGRGIEGKSRAAALPHRQRGLCRRAGGQRSPFRRGGTRRRGLAGLGELLAGALRHRRRAAPPEAAEVVRRFEAAGKMVVLLSGDEPGTVGAIAARLGIRDAVGGQLPEQKLAHVRRLQESGAIVAMVGDGINDAAVLRGADVSFAMGGGAALAQLNADCVLLGEGLLPLGDAADTARRTLRVVRQNLAWASVYNLVAIPLAATGLLNPLAVRHRHGRQFRHRRAQRPQVKEVTWKPCTS; this is encoded by the coding sequence ATGGACGTGCCGGTCGCCCCGGGCATCGCCGCGGCGTTCGGCGGCAGCACGCTTGCCCTCGTGCGCGGGGAGGGTGCGCTGTATTTCGATTCGGTGACGATGTTCGTCTTCCTGCTGCTCGCCAGCCGCTACCTCGAGCTGAGCGCGCGCCGCCGCGCGGCTTCGGCGCTCGAAGCATTGCAGGCCGGCCTGCCGGCCTCGAGCCGGCGCATGGCGCGCTATCCGATCGAGCGCGCGATCGAGGTCGTGGCAGCAAGCAGCCTGGTACCCGGCGACATCGTGCTGGTGGCGGCGGGCGAGCAGGTGCCGGCCGACGGCGTCATCGTCGAGGGCGAGACCGAGGTCGACTTCTCGCTGCTCACGGGCGAAAGCCGCACACGGTGCATGGCCCCGGGCGACAAGCTGGCCGGCGGCGCCGTCAACGTGGCCCGGGCACTGGTCATGCGCGTGGAGGCGGCGGCGCGCGAGAGCACGCTGGCCCTGCTGGTGCGCCTGGCCGAGAAGGCCGGGCAGGGCAAACCTGCGCTGGCGCTGTGGGCCGACCGCGCGGCCGCCTGGTCGGTCGCGGCCCTGCTGGTGCTGACGGTGCTCGTGTTCGCCACCTGGCAGCTGATCGATCCGGCGCGTGCCTGGCCGGCGGCGATCGCGGTGCTGGTCGTCACCTGTCCCTGCGCGCTGTCGCTGGCCATGCCCACGGCCCTGGCCGCGGCCCATGATGGCCTGCTGCGGCGCGGCGTACTGGCAGTCGGCGGGCATGCGCTGGAAACCCCGGAGCGCGCCACCCATGTCGTGTTCGACAAGACGGGTACCCTGACGCTGGGCCGCCCGTGGCTGGACAGGACCCGTCTGCTTGGAACGCTGGACGAGCCGGCCGTGCTGCGCCTGGCCGCGGCGCTGGAAGCGGGCAACGCCCATCCGCTGGCGCTGGCCATCCGTGCCAATGTTCCCGCGACGGGCGCATTGCAGGCGCAGGACTTGCACTACACAGTCGGGCGGGGCATCGAAGGAAAAAGTCGCGCAGCGGCGCTACCGCATCGGCAGCGCGGCCTTTGTCGGCGCGCTGGCGGGCAGCGCAGCCCCTTCCGGCGGGGAGGCACACGGCGGCGTGGTCTGGCTGGGCTCGGAGAGCTGCTGGCTGGCGCGCTTCGACATCGTCGACGCGCTGCGCCCCCCGAGGCGGCCGAGGTGGTGCGACGCTTCGAGGCGGCCGGCAAGATGGTTGTCCTGCTCAGTGGCGACGAGCCGGGCACCGTGGGGGCCATCGCCGCACGGCTGGGAATACGGGACGCGGTTGGCGGCCAGCTGCCCGAACAGAAGCTGGCCCATGTGCGGCGCCTGCAGGAATCCGGCGCCATCGTGGCGATGGTGGGCGACGGGATCAACGACGCCGCCGTGCTGCGCGGTGCCGACGTCTCGTTCGCAATGGGTGGCGGGGCCGCGCTGGCGCAACTCAATGCCGATTGCGTGCTGCTCGGCGAGGGCCTGCTGCCGCTCGGCGATGCGGCCGACACGGCCAGGCGCACCCTGCGCGTCGTGCGCCAGAACCTGGCCTGGGCCAGCGTCTACAACCTGGTGGCGATACCGCTTGCGGCCACCGGCCTGCTCAACCCCCTGGCTGTCCGGCATCGGCATGGCCGCCAGTTCCGCCATCGTCGTGCTCAACGCCCTCAGGTTAAGGAAGTGACATGGAAGCCCTGTACCTCTTGA